CCCCACAGTTCTATGTGCAAACCTCCGGTGCTGCGGGTTCCGGAACGCCCACGGCCGGCAGCGGTAATGTGATCGGCGGAGCCGGCCTGACCAGCGGCCAGGGCGTGACTCAAAGCGTGCGCACCGCCGGTGATGGCAACACCGCCTACAACAACGTCGGGATCAACGTCACCCAGGACGGTTTTGCCCCTGCCAATGCCGTGCAGTCCGGGCAGGTATTGGTGGCCGGCGGCACGGTCACCGGCGAGAGCAAGGCCGGTCATGTCAGCGTGTCGGCCAACAACGGCAGCCTGCAAATGGCGATCCAGGCCAACCACAACCAGGGCAACAGCCTGCAGCAGATCGGCGGCGGGAATGTGCTGCAAGGCACGGTCCTGACAGGCGATGCCAACTTCGTCAGCAACATGACCCAACTCAACGTCGTAATGAACGTGAACGGTTTGAACAACGGCGCATTGAACTGCAACCTGGACCCACTCAAAGGCCTGCGCACGCTCGGTTATTGAACCACGCTGACCCTCGACACTTACGCATTGAAACAGGACGGCTTATTTCATGCATCGATCGTTATCGCTCCGCGCGGTGATCTGTTTAAGTACGCTCTTGCCCGCATCCATGTTGTATGCCGCGCAGGATGCCGATATCGAATCCCTCAAGCGGGAACTCCTGGAACTCAAGCAACGCTATGACGTGCAGCAAAAGGCCCTGGCCGTGCTGGAACAGCGTGTACGCCAGGTAGAAGATCAACCGGCCACGCCGGAACCCAGGCGCCTGGCCAAATCCCCCGCCGACTTCAGGAAAGGTGCTACGGCCGTCGCAGGTACGGGTGCGGCAGCGGCGTCAGGTGGTGCGGGAGGCGGCGGCAGTTCCTACGGCCAGGCGCTCAAGGATGACTCGGCCCCGGCACAAAGCGTCAGTAACCTCTACAACGAAGCCAGCGGCTTTTTCGGCAATGGCAAGCTCAGTGTCGAAACCGGCATCACCTATGCCCGTTACGACGCCCGCCAGTTGACCCTCAACGGGTTCCTGGCGCTGGACTCGATCTTCCTCGGCAACATCAACCTGGACCGGATCAAATCCGACAGTTGGACCCTGGACCTGACCGGCCGCTACAACGTCGATAACCGCTGGCAGTTCGACCTCAACGTGCCGGTGGTCTACCGCGAGTCGACCTATCAGTCCGGCGGCGCCGGCAACGATGCCACGGCCACATCCGAAGCTTCGGTGACCCGCGACCCCACCATCGGCGACGTCAACTTCGGCGTGGCCTACAAGTTCCTCGATGAAACCCCTACCCTGCCGGATGCCGTGGTGTCGGTACGGGTGAAGGCGCCTACGGGTAAAGAGCCGTTTGGCATCAAATTGGTCAGGCAACCCAACAACGACAACCTCTACCTGCCGGAAAACCTGCCGACGGGCAACGGCGTGTGGTCGGTCACACCGGGCATTTCCCTGGTCAAGACCTTCGACCCTGCAGTGCTGTTCGGTTCTCTGTCGTACACCCACAACTTCGAAGACTCGTTCGACGACATCAGCAGTGAGGTCAACCAGAAGGTGGGGGGCAAGGTGCGCCTGGGCGACAGCTTCCAGTTCGGTGTCGGCGTAGCGTTCGCGCTCAACGAGAGGATGAGCATGTCGTTCTCGGTGTCCGACCTGGTGCAGCGCAAAAGCAAGCTCAAGCCGGACGGCGGCGACTGGCAGTCGGTGGTCTCCAGTGATGCGAATGCAGGCTACTTCAACGTCGGCATGACGATTGCCGCGTCGGACAACCTGACCATCGTGCCGAACCTGGCGATCGGGATGACCGATGATGCGCCGGACTTTACGTTCAGCCTGAAATTCCCGTACTACTTTTGATCGAGAGGTAAACACTTTTTAAATGTGGGAGGGGGCGGTGCGACGATTCGACTTGCCCCCGATGGCGGCCTCAGGGCCGACCAGGATGTTGTGCCGATCCTGGTCCAAATGTGGGAGGGGGCTTGCCCCCGATGGCGGCCTTAGGGCCGACCAGAATGTTGGATCAGATCGAGTACATATCCGTTTCTGCGGTAACGCCGACTGGCGGTTCCGCTTTTACAGCGGCTCACTTTTGAAAAGCGCAAAAGTAAGCAAAACGCTCTTGCCCCACCACTCGGCACCTCGCTTGAGCTCGGTGTGCCCTCTCTCCGGCTTGAATCCGTGGGCCGCCGCAATGGGCCATCCATGGCCCAGTGCGGCTAACCCGGCGTCCTGCCGGGTTGCCCACGGATTCAAGCCTGCGTTCGGCCAGCGTGGTTTAACGGGGCGCCTAAGATCAAAAGCAGATCAAGATCAAGAGCGGCTCGCTTCGCATCGTGGTTACCGGCTACAGCGGTGTGTGGCCTATGCCCCGATGCGTAGAGTCAGTCAATGCATCAGCGACTGACACATCGCTATCGGGGGCAAGCCCCCTCCCACAGAGGTCCCTAGCGGATCTGGTGTTTGTGCAGCAACCGGTAAAATGTCGGCCGGGAAACGCCCAGCATCCGGGCCGCGACGCTCAGGTTGTCGCTGTGCCGGTCGAGCACATCGCACAACGCCTGACGCTCGGCGCGGTGCTTGTAATCTTCCAGTGTCGCCATCGGTGGCGAAGCGGTCTGCGCGCCTTGCAACCCCAGGTCAACCGCTTCGATCTGGCGTCCTTCGGCCAGTACCAGGCCACGGCGCACGCGGTTGGCCAACTCACGCACATTGCCCGGCCACAGGTGTTGCCCCATCGCCACCAAGGCCGCTTCGCTGAAGCTGCGCGGGCGGCGACCGGTTTCCTGGCTATAGAAGCGCGAAAAGTGATTGGCCAGCATCGCCACGTCGCCATGGCGCTCACGCAGGGGCGCGGTGACGACTTGCAGCACGTTCAGCCGGTAATACAGGTCCTCGCGAAAGGTGCCCTTCTCGACCGCGGCCTCCAGGTCAACGTGGGTGGCGGCCAGCACTCGCACATCCACCGGAATGGGCTGGCTGCCGCCGACACGCTCGATCTGTTTCTCCTGGAGAAACCGCAACAGGTTGGCTTGCAGCTCCATCGGCAGATCGCCGATCTCATCAAGAAACAGCGTGCCACCGTGGGCGGCCTCGATGCGTCCGACCTTGCGCTGATGTGCACCGGTGAAAGCGCCCTTTTCATGACCGAAGAGTTCCGACTGGATCAGCTGTTCAGGAATCGCCCCACAGTTGATCGCCACAAACGGCTTGGCGTGTCGCTGGGATTGCCGGTGCAGCGTCTTGGCCACCAATTCCTTGCCGGTGCCGCTGTCTCCACGAATCAGTACCGGCGATTCAGTGGGCGCCAACTTCGACAACAATTTGCGCAGCTCGCGGATGGGGCGGCTATCGCCCAGCAACTCATGCTCAGGCCCACCCACCGGGGTATGCCCCCTGCCGCGCAGACGCGCCATGCCAAAGGCGCGCCCGAGGGTGACCTGCACCCGCGACACGTCGAACGGCAAGGTGTGGAAGTCAAAGAACCATTCGCAGACGAAATCCCCGACGTTCTGCAGACGCAGTACATCCTGGCTGAGTACGGCGATCCACTCGGTGCCGCTGCGGCCAATCAGTTCCTTGACCGCTTCGGGACGTTCCAGATGACAAGGCTGCAACCGCAGCAGGCCCACATCGCAGGAACGCTCGCCCACGGCTTGCAGGGCACAGCTGTCGACTTCCCAACCGACCGTGCGCAAGCCGGGCAGTAACCCGTGGCAATCCTCGCAGGGGTCGACGACCAAGAGGCGGCGTTGTGCAGGCGTCACAAGCATGACTATTCCTTGGCGTCAGTTTTATTTAATAGAAACAATAGTTTATAGCGACCTAATGGAAACATATCAAAATATTGACGCCGCGCTTGTACCCTTTCGCTATAACCGCGAGCAAAAAGCCATCAACTCGTAAAAAGTTGCTCGTTTGCCAAACGTTAGTTCCGCTTTCAAAACAGCCGCTTACATGACGCCCGTCAGGGAAAGTTAAAAATTATCGCTCTAGCATGTGACCCGTACCCCACCATCGTGCATCAATACAAGTAACCCACCGCGCGGTCAGCCCAACCGCCGATATTCACTTGAATGGGCATAGAGAGAGACGACACACATGAACGCTCCGCTGCGCATCAACGAAGCTCTTTTGATTGCAGACCGTGCTTTCCAGCCCTTCCAATGCGTGGCCTGGCACGATGGTCATGGCGCCCTCAGCCTGAGCGTCATCGACCGCACCAACACCCGCATCGGCAGCAAACAGCTGTCATCGAACACCTATACCGACCCGGCGCAATTGGAAGACTTGCTGTTGCAGGCGCGTGCCGAGCTCGACAAAGATGGCTATCAGTTGCAGAAATGGGCGATGCCCAAGTAAGTGAGGGGGAACTTCCGAGCACTGCACTAGAGTGATCGGAAGTTGCACTTACTTATCGTGCGCCGAGTATAAATCGCTCGAACGCTTCGGCAGCACCGTCCTCGACATTGCTGCCGGTGACCACGCTGGCCTGACGCTTGACGGTGTCTTCCGCCTGGCCCATGGCGATCGATAACCCGGCTACATGGAACATCGCCGGGTCGTTGCCGCCGTCACCAATGGCCGCCGTTTGCGCAAGCTCCACCCCGAGGTGCGCCGCAAGAGTCTTCAAGGCCTCGCCTTTATTGGCCAGCATCGCCGTCACATCCAGATAAACCGGTTGCGAACGTGAGACCTGGGCCAGGCCCTGCACCTTGGGATGTAACCGCGCTTCCAGCTCCACCAGCAACTGGGTGTTATTGCTCGCGGCGACGATCTTGTCGACCCGGTCCAGGTAAGGCTCGAAACTCTCCACGACCACCGGCCCATACCCCAGGCCTTCCGCTTCGCGCTGCGCCATCGGCCCTGGCGGGTCACGGCGCAGCCAGTCGCCGTCGGCGAACACCCAGACTTCCACATCGGGTTCGGCCGAAAACAGCGCCAGCGTCACCAATGCCGCTTCCGCCGGCAGATGGTGGGCCACCAGGATGCTGCCATCCGGGTTGATCAACGTACCACCGTTAAAGCCCGCCACCGGCACGTCGATCCCGAACGTCTCGATCAAGTGCATCATGGCCTTGGGCGGGCGCCCGCTGGCCAGGCTGAAAAGCACACCTGCCTCACGCAACGCGCGAACCGCATCGGCCGTGCGCTGGCTGAGGCTGTGATCCGGATGCAGCAAGGTACCGTCCACGTCACTGAGGATAAAACGGATGGGATGAATCGCTGCATCACTCATCCGAGGCTGTGCCAGGCGCGGCCATCACGGGCCAGCAATGCGTCCGCCGCCGCCGGGCCATCTTCGCCGGCCTTGTAGGCCTGGATACCGTCGTCTTCCTTCCACGCATCCAGGAACGGCTGTACCGCACGCCAACCGTTCTCGATGTTGTCGGCACGCTGGAACAGGGTCTGATCGCCGGTCATGCAGTCGTAGATCAAGGTTTCGTACCCGGTCGACGGCTGCATCTCGAAGAAGTCCTTGTAGTCGAACCCCAACTCGATATTGGCCATCTCCAGGGTCGGCCCGGGCTTTTTGGCCAGTAGGTCGAACCACATGCCTTCGTTCGGCTGGATCTGGATCTTCAGGTAGGTGGGCTTGAGCTCATCGACGTCGGTATCGCGAAATTGCGCGTACGGCGCCTGCTTGAAGCAGATCACAATCTCGGTGTCGCGGATGCTCATGCGCTTGCCGGTGCGCAAGTAGAACGGCACGCCGACCCAGCGCCAGTTGTCGATCATCACCTTGAGCGCGACAAAGGTCTCGGTGCTGCTGTCCGGCGCGACATTGGCTTCTTCGCGGTAGCCCGGCAGTTGCTTGCCGGCGATTTCACCGGCGGTGTACTGGCCGCGCACGGAGTTGGCCCGCGCATCTTCCAGGGACCACGGGCGAATGGCACCGACCACCTTGGCCTTCTCACCGCGCACCGCGTCGGCGCCGAAGGCTGCCGGAGGCTCCATGGCGACCATGGCCAGCAACTGGAACAGGTGGTTGGGCACCATATCCCGCAGCGTGCCGGTTTTTTCGAAGAAATTGCCCCGGGTCTCCACCCCGACGGTTTCCGCAGCGGTGATCTGCACATGGTCGATGTAATGATTGTTCCAGAACGCTTCGAACAGCACGTTGGAGAAACGGCTGATCAGGATGTTCTGCACCGTTTCCTTGCCCAGGTAGTGGTCGATGCGATAGATCTGCTTTTCGCTCATCACCTTGAGCAGGCACGCATTCAAGGCTTCGGCAGTGGCCAAGTCGGAGCCAAAGGGCTTTTCGATGACTACGCGACGAAAACCTTCCTCAGTTTCGTTCAACAAGCCGGCGCTGCCCAGGCGTTGCACCACGTCACTGAAGAAGCGCGGCGCAGTCGCGAGGTAGAACACCGCGTTGGCGGTGCCGCTGTCGGCAATTTTCTGCGCGATATCGGCGTAGGTGCTGTCGTCGAGAAAGTCGCCCTCGACGTAGCTGATGCCCTTGGCCAACTGGGCCCACAACTGCGGGTCCAGGGCATTGTCGGCATTACCCCGCACCTTGCCGGCAGCCTCGGTGCGAATGAAGTCCTCCAGTTTCTTGGCAAAGTCCGCGTCGCTGATGGCGTTGTGATCAACGCCGACGATACGCAGGCCGTCGCCAAGCAGCCCGTCGCGACTCAGGTTGTACAGCGCCGGCATCAGCAGGCGCTTGACCAGGTCGCCATGGGCGCCAAACAGAAACAGCGTGGTCGGTGGAGCGGGTTCGGCCTTGGGTTTCTTGCCGTTGGCGGTCATTTTTTGGAAGTCTCCACGTGGCCGCCAAAGCCGAAGCGCATGGCAGACAGCATTTTGTCACCGTAGGTGCTCTGCTGGCGCGAACGGAAACGTGCGAACAACGACGTCGACAGTACCGGCACCGGCACCGCTTGCTCCATGGCCGCTTCGATGGTCCAACGACCTTCGCCGCTGTCGGCCACGGAACCGGAATAGCCGTCCAGCTTCGGATCGGTCGCCAGGGCATCGGCGGTCAGGTCCAGCAGCCACGACGACACCACGCTGCCACGGCGCCAGACTTCGGCAATGTCCGCCACGTTCAGGTCAAAGCGTTGGTCTTCGGGCAGGTTCTCCGAATTCTTGGTCTTGAGGATGTCAAAACCTTCGGCAAACGCCTGCATCATGCCGTATTCAATGCCGTTGTGGATCATCTTGACGAAGTGACCGGAGCCCGCCGGGCCGGCATGGATGTAACCCTGCTCGGCACGTGGGTCGGCGGCGGGCGAACGGTCCTTGGTGCGTGGAATGCTGCCGATGCCGGGCGCCAGGCTCTTGAAGATGGGATCAAGGCGCTGCACGGTTTCCACATCGCCGCCGATCATCATGCAGTAGCCGCGTTCCAGCCCCCACACGCCGCCGGAAGTGCCGACGTCGACGTAGTGCAGGCCTTTTTCCGCCAGGGCCTTGCCGCGACGCACGTCGTCCTTGTAATTGGTGTTGCCGCCATCGATGATCACGTCACCGCTTTCCAGCAGCCCACTCAATTCATTGATGGTGTCTTCGGTGGGCGCGCCCGCCGGCAACATCACCCACACGGCGCGAGGCTTTTGCAGGCCGGCCACCAGGGCCTTCAAGTCGGCGACGCCGGTGGCGCCCTCTTCGCTCAGGCCTTTGACAAAGGCTTCGTTACGGTCATATACAACGGTGGTATGCCCATTGAGCATCAGGCGCCGCGCAATGTTACCGCCCATGCGGCCTAGTCCGATAATCCCCAGTTGCATGTGCTGATGCTCCTAACTGCTAAAAAATGTGTGACATAGTTTATAGCGCAATGAGGCTAATGAGGGTTAGTCCAGAGCGGATCCGTGTAGTTTCATGGCAAAAAAGTTGCCATCGTTTCACCATCACGGCGGCAAAAGTCACACGACCACCAAAAATAAAAAAGTTCCCTTGCCGTGAAAAAGAATTCAAACTTGCCACGACTGCTGCCGCTCACCTTTTTCGGCGGCGCGATCTACCCGGCTATTTGCGAGGCAAGCAATGAGCACAGCACAGATGACCCGACCGCCACAGACCCTCTACGTCAGCATCCGCCGCGATGAATTGCGCCAGTTGAAGGACGAGCGCGATCAGTTGCAACAGGAAGTCCTGCGCCTGCGTTCACACCTCCAGGCCCACTTGGAACTGCCGTCCGGCGCCAAACCCGCACTCTGCTGAACGCCTTTGGTGAGTTTGTAAGGCAATACTTACGGAAAACTCACAAAGTTTTCACACGCCTGTCCCGATACTCCCGCCCGCGATGCCGCTCACGTTCTGAGCGGCCCGATGTCGCGCGCCTGTGCGCGACGATCATTTTCTGATGGGGCGCTGGATGGCGATGTTCAAACGCAGCACGACGACTGCGAAAGGCTTTGATTGGGCCGGCCTTGGCTGGTTATTCCTGTTTTTCTGGTATTTCTCGGGTATTACCCAACTGCTTATCCAACTGACCGGCACGTCCGGCTTCAGTGGTTTCCGCCAGGCATTCTTCATGAGTGCGCTGTGGCTGGCGCCGATGCTGCTGTTCCCCCGGCAAACCCGGGTGCTTGCCGCCGTGATCGGCGTGGTGCTGTGGGCCTGTTCCATGGCCAGTCTGGGTTACTTCTTTATTTACCAGCAGGAATTTTCCCAGAGCGTCATCTTCATCATGTTCGAGTCGAACATTTCTGAAGCGGGCGAATACGCCACCCAGTACTTTGCCTGGTGGATCGTGCTGGCGTTCCTTGCCCACACGGCCTTCGCGGTGTTCCTGTGGACACGCCTGCGCCCGGTGTACTTGCCGCGCGGCCAGTCGATCGTCGCGGCCATCGCCATCGTATTGGCGATTGTCGGCTACCCGCTGGTCAAGCAGATCGCCACCAGTGACACGATGGAACAGGCCATTGACCGCTTCGAAACCCGGATAGAACCGGCCGTGCCCTGGCAGATGATTGTCGCCTACCGCCGCTACACCGAACAGCTGGACAACATGCAAGGCATGCTGACCAGTGCCAGCCAGATCCCGCCCTTGAAAAACCTCAAGGACAGCATGGCCGGCCAGCCGTCCACCCTGGTGCTGGTGATCGGCGAGTCCACCAACCGCCAGCGCATGAGCCTCTATGGCTACCCGCGCAATACCACGCCGGAACTGGACAAGCTGCGCGACCAACTGGCGGTGTTCGACAATGTCATCACCCCGCGCCCCTACACCATCGAAGCGCTGCAGCAGGTGCTGACCTTCGCCGACGAAGAAAACCCGGACCTGTACCTCAAGACACCGTCGATCGTCAGCGTGATGAAACAGGCCGGCTACAAGACGTTCTGGATCACCAACCAGCAGACCATGACCAAGCGCAACACCATGCTCACGACCTTTTCCGAACAGGCCGACGAGCAGGTGTACCTGAACAACAACCGCAACCAGAACGCCCGCCAATACGACGGCGACGTACTGGCGCCGTTTTCCAAGGCCCTGGCCGATACCGCCGAACGCAAGTTCATCGTGGTGCACTTGCTGGGCACGCACATGAGCTACCAGTACCGCTATCCGCAGACATTCGACAAGTTCACCGATCGCCAGGGTGTGCCGCCGGGCGTCAGCGACGCCCAGTTGCCGACCTATAACAGCTACGACAACGCGGTGCTGTACAACGACTTCGTGGTGTCGAGCCTGATCAAGGACTACGCCAAGACCGATCCCAACGGCTTCCTGCTGTACCTGTCGGACCACGGCGAAGACGTGTTCGACTCGGCCGGCCACGACACCCTGGGCCGCAACGAAGGCAAGCCGACCGCGCCGATGTACACCATTCCCTTCATGGCCTACGCCTCACCCAAGTGGCGCGAAAGCCACGACTGGAGCTTCGCCGGCGACCTGCAGCGGCCTTACAGCAGCTCGCAGTTGATCCACACCTGGGCGGACCTGGCCGGTTTGAGTTTCGATGAACTGGACCACAGCAAAAGCCTGGTCAGCGACAGCTTCAAGCCGCGCCCCTTGCTGATCGGCAACCCCTACGAGACCAAGCAGAAAGCCTTGATCGATTTCAGTTTGATCAAACCGAAAAAGGCCGACAGCACCGACGTGGTGGTCAAGTAACCGAGAGGCTTGAAACACAAAGATAACAATCATTCTCGTTTAAGCCTAAAGTTCCGCCCCTCCTTTCGTCTTTGAGCCATACCCGCCCCTTCCGGGGCGGCCTCAGAGACGACAAGGAGTTTGCCGCGATGCTCGCGCCTTTTACCCGTTCCATCAGCGTTACCCTGGGCCTGTTCAGCCTTGCGCTAAGCCCTGAACTGCTGGCCGAAACCGACCCTGAACAAGCCCCCGCCAGCGCCCTCGAACTGGGCGCTAC
This genomic stretch from Pseudomonas orientalis harbors:
- the gnd gene encoding phosphogluconate dehydrogenase (NAD(+)-dependent, decarboxylating); translated protein: MQLGIIGLGRMGGNIARRLMLNGHTTVVYDRNEAFVKGLSEEGATGVADLKALVAGLQKPRAVWVMLPAGAPTEDTINELSGLLESGDVIIDGGNTNYKDDVRRGKALAEKGLHYVDVGTSGGVWGLERGYCMMIGGDVETVQRLDPIFKSLAPGIGSIPRTKDRSPAADPRAEQGYIHAGPAGSGHFVKMIHNGIEYGMMQAFAEGFDILKTKNSENLPEDQRFDLNVADIAEVWRRGSVVSSWLLDLTADALATDPKLDGYSGSVADSGEGRWTIEAAMEQAVPVPVLSTSLFARFRSRQQSTYGDKMLSAMRFGFGGHVETSKK
- the zwf gene encoding glucose-6-phosphate dehydrogenase, whose amino-acid sequence is MTANGKKPKAEPAPPTTLFLFGAHGDLVKRLLMPALYNLSRDGLLGDGLRIVGVDHNAISDADFAKKLEDFIRTEAAGKVRGNADNALDPQLWAQLAKGISYVEGDFLDDSTYADIAQKIADSGTANAVFYLATAPRFFSDVVQRLGSAGLLNETEEGFRRVVIEKPFGSDLATAEALNACLLKVMSEKQIYRIDHYLGKETVQNILISRFSNVLFEAFWNNHYIDHVQITAAETVGVETRGNFFEKTGTLRDMVPNHLFQLLAMVAMEPPAAFGADAVRGEKAKVVGAIRPWSLEDARANSVRGQYTAGEIAGKQLPGYREEANVAPDSSTETFVALKVMIDNWRWVGVPFYLRTGKRMSIRDTEIVICFKQAPYAQFRDTDVDELKPTYLKIQIQPNEGMWFDLLAKKPGPTLEMANIELGFDYKDFFEMQPSTGYETLIYDCMTGDQTLFQRADNIENGWRAVQPFLDAWKEDDGIQAYKAGEDGPAAADALLARDGRAWHSLG
- a CDS encoding sigma-54 dependent transcriptional regulator, encoding MLVTPAQRRLLVVDPCEDCHGLLPGLRTVGWEVDSCALQAVGERSCDVGLLRLQPCHLERPEAVKELIGRSGTEWIAVLSQDVLRLQNVGDFVCEWFFDFHTLPFDVSRVQVTLGRAFGMARLRGRGHTPVGGPEHELLGDSRPIRELRKLLSKLAPTESPVLIRGDSGTGKELVAKTLHRQSQRHAKPFVAINCGAIPEQLIQSELFGHEKGAFTGAHQRKVGRIEAAHGGTLFLDEIGDLPMELQANLLRFLQEKQIERVGGSQPIPVDVRVLAATHVDLEAAVEKGTFREDLYYRLNVLQVVTAPLRERHGDVAMLANHFSRFYSQETGRRPRSFSEAALVAMGQHLWPGNVRELANRVRRGLVLAEGRQIEAVDLGLQGAQTASPPMATLEDYKHRAERQALCDVLDRHSDNLSVAARMLGVSRPTFYRLLHKHQIR
- a CDS encoding HAD family hydrolase, encoding MSDAAIHPIRFILSDVDGTLLHPDHSLSQRTADAVRALREAGVLFSLASGRPPKAMMHLIETFGIDVPVAGFNGGTLINPDGSILVAHHLPAEAALVTLALFSAEPDVEVWVFADGDWLRRDPPGPMAQREAEGLGYGPVVVESFEPYLDRVDKIVAASNNTQLLVELEARLHPKVQGLAQVSRSQPVYLDVTAMLANKGEALKTLAAHLGVELAQTAAIGDGGNDPAMFHVAGLSIAMGQAEDTVKRQASVVTGSNVEDGAAEAFERFILGAR
- a CDS encoding phosphoethanolamine transferase CptA, which produces MAMFKRSTTTAKGFDWAGLGWLFLFFWYFSGITQLLIQLTGTSGFSGFRQAFFMSALWLAPMLLFPRQTRVLAAVIGVVLWACSMASLGYFFIYQQEFSQSVIFIMFESNISEAGEYATQYFAWWIVLAFLAHTAFAVFLWTRLRPVYLPRGQSIVAAIAIVLAIVGYPLVKQIATSDTMEQAIDRFETRIEPAVPWQMIVAYRRYTEQLDNMQGMLTSASQIPPLKNLKDSMAGQPSTLVLVIGESTNRQRMSLYGYPRNTTPELDKLRDQLAVFDNVITPRPYTIEALQQVLTFADEENPDLYLKTPSIVSVMKQAGYKTFWITNQQTMTKRNTMLTTFSEQADEQVYLNNNRNQNARQYDGDVLAPFSKALADTAERKFIVVHLLGTHMSYQYRYPQTFDKFTDRQGVPPGVSDAQLPTYNSYDNAVLYNDFVVSSLIKDYAKTDPNGFLLYLSDHGEDVFDSAGHDTLGRNEGKPTAPMYTIPFMAYASPKWRESHDWSFAGDLQRPYSSSQLIHTWADLAGLSFDELDHSKSLVSDSFKPRPLLIGNPYETKQKALIDFSLIKPKKADSTDVVVK
- a CDS encoding DUF6026 family protein, coding for MSTAQMTRPPQTLYVSIRRDELRQLKDERDQLQQEVLRLRSHLQAHLELPSGAKPALC